The Nocardia sp. NBC_00508 nucleotide sequence CATCGCGAAAGAGGTTCCGTCGAGCAGCATCCGATGATGCGTCCACACGATTCGGTGCCGGTCCTCGGCGACCTTGACGATCGTTATCCGGATGAGGGGCGCCGAGGCCAGATCGAAGCCCTGCCGCCGATCCCGGGCGATGAACTCGCGCTCGCGCTCGGCCACCGCGCGGCCCTCCGATGTCGTCGCGTCTTCGACGACGAACGGAATCGTCGCGTGGCGGCGAACCACCTGTAGCGGCCCGGAATCCCCGTTCGACGCGATCGAGGTTCGCAGGGCCGGGTGCCGGTCGACCACTCGCTGTGTCGCCTCGCGGAACAGTTCGACGTCGAGCGGGCCGACCAGGGTCGCCACCAGCTGTTCGAGGAAGACACCGGCGCCCCCGTCCGCGAGGACGTGTTCCAGGGTGTCCCGCTGGACCGGAGACAGCGGATAGATGTCTTCGATCTCGTTGCCGGACAAGGGTGTTCCCGGGCGAGGTCCACCTAGCTGATCGGCGATCGCGGTGAGTTCGGCAGCGGTGAATTCCGCCAGGATGTCCGGGCCGGTCACCGAATCCGCCGCTTCCGCTTCGGGTGTGGCCGCGCTCTCGCCCTCACTCGACAACGAGCGCTCGTATACGGCCCGCGCCAGCAATCGGATCGTCTGATTCTCCAGCAGATCCTGTGGTTCGATATCCGCCCCGGACTCCAGCGCCCGCCGGACGAAGCCGACCGCCATGAGCGAGTCGACCCCGAGATCGAAGAAGTTCATGTCGAGATCGAGGTGATCCACCCCGATCACCTCGTTCGCGATCTCGCTGAGCATGATCTCGATCGCCCGGACACCGCCCACATCTTCAGCGGTCTCGCTCGGGGCAGAGACCCGCCCGGACACGTCGCGCGGCGATTCAGCGGCGTCGACCGCACCCGGCTCACCCGCGACAACGGGGGCCGCGTCGATCCAATAGCGTTCGCGGGCAAACGGATACGTCGGCAGCGACGCCCAGCGCGCGGTGGCGCCGGAATACCGCGGGGACCAGTCGATACCCACTCCGGCGGTCCACAGCAGGCCGAGTCCGCCGAGGAAGACCTCGCGATCGTTCGTATTCTCCGACGGCCTGCGCATGAGCCGAACGACGTGATTGTCCTCGGTCCAGCTCTGGTGCCGCTTCACCGACGCGCTCAGCGATCCACCGGGGCCGACCTCGACGAACACGTAGGGCGCCGTGTCCAGGGCGTGTTCGATATTGTCCTTGAACCGGACGGTCGCGCGAATACTCCGCGCCCACACGGCCGGATCGGTGGCTTCCGCCGCCGACATCCACGAACCGGACCTGTTCGACAGCAGCGGGATCTTCGGCTCGGCGAGCGGCAGTTCCCGGAGCACATCCTCGAACTTCGGCACCACCGGTTCCATCAGGCCCGAATGGAACGCGTGCGAGACATCCAAGCGGCGGGTCAGGATTCCGCGGCCCGCCGACCAGCGTTCGAACTCCTCGACCCGCTGCGTCGACCCCGATACCACGCATTGGTGCGGGTCATTGATCGCAGCGACATCCAGCTCCGGCCCGAGCCCGTCCGCGAGGTCACCGACCGCGGACGCGACAGCGAGCATCGCGCCCGTCGGCGCGGCATGCATCAGGTCGGCGCGCGCGACCACCGCCCGGATCGCCGTGTCGAGATCGAAGACCCCGGCCACCGTGCCCGCCACATATTCACCGATGCTGTGCCCGATCAGCGCCGCGGGCCGGACGCCGTAGGACTCCAGGAGTTTCGCCAAGGCGTACTCGACGGCGAAGATCGCCGGCTGCGCGTAATCGGTCCGGTTCAATCGCGCGGGGTCCGAGCCGAATATCGCCGAGCGGATATCGCGGCCCGACAGTCTGTGGAACTCGTCGAGACACCGGTTGAAGGTCTCGGCGAACACCGGCTCCGATTCCACCAGGTCCCGGGCCATCCCCAGGTGCTGAGTTCCTTGGCCGGGGAACAGGAAGGCGACCGCTGGGTCCGGGTCGAGCACGGTCTTCGGCTCGTTTCCGCGACCGGTCAGCGCCCGCGCCGCCGTACCCCGGTCGTTCACCACGGTGGCTGCTCGCACCTGATGCGGCTTTCGTCCCCGGTCGAGGGTGTACGCGACATCGAGAAGGTCGAGCTCCGGGTTCGCATCCAGGTGCGCGGCCAGGCGCCCCTGTGATTCCGCGAGGGCCTCGCGGGTGTTCGCCGACAGCAACAGCACCTGCGGCCCGAAGCGCGAGGGCGCGGCCGCGACGGCTGGGGCCTCGTGCACCACGACGTGCGCGTTCGTCCCGCCCACTCCGAACGAGCTCACCCCGGCGTACCGAAGGCCGTCCCACTCCCACGGGCGATATTCCGTCGGAGCCACGAAAGGACTGCGATCGAGCCGCAGTTCGGGATTGGGCTTCTCGAAATGCAGTGTCGGCGGAATCGCGCGGTTCTTCAGGCTCAGCACGGTCTTGATCAGGCCGACTACACCGGACGCCACCTCGAGGTGTCCGATATTGGATTTGACGGAGCCGATGTAACAGGGCGCCGACCGCTGCTTCGTCGAGATCTCGAAAGCCCGGCGCAGCGCGTCCAGTTCGATGGGGTCGCCCAGCGGCGTCCCGGTGCCGTGGGCTTCGATGTAGCTGATATCGGACGAGTCGACACCGGCGACAGCCTGTGCTTCGGCGATGACATCCGCCTGGGCCGCGACATTGGGCGCGGTGAACGCCATCTTCCGTGACCCGTCGTTGTTGACGGCGGAACCGGCGATCACGGCGTGCACGATGTCATCGGCCGCCAGGGCGTCTTCGAGCCGCTTCAGCACCACGATGCCCGCACCGCTGCCGAAGACGGTGCCGTCGGCCCTGGCATCGAACGGTCGGCAGTGTCCGCTCGCCGACGCCATGGATCCCGGTTCGTAGAAATACCCGACGTGGTGCGGTATCCGAAGCGATACGGCACCCGCGAGCGCCATATCGCATTCGTTGGACAGCAGGCTCTGACACGCCATGTGCACCGCCACCAGCGACGAGGAGCACGCCGTCTGCACGGTGAGGCTGGGGCCCCGGAGATTGAACTGGTGCGACAGCCGGGTCGCCAGATAGTCCTTGTCGTTGTGGATCAACAGGTTGAGCAGCTCCGCGTTCGCCCCCTGCGCGATCGATTCGCGCAGGTCACCGTGCGAGAGTAGGTTGTGCAGCAGGTATCCGCTGGCCGCGCTGCTGCCGAACACTCCTATCGCGCCGTCGTAGCGGTACGGGTCACAGCAGGCGTCCTCGAGCGCCTTCCAGGCCGTCTGCAGGAACAGCCGGTGTTGCGGATCCATGATCCGTGCAGCCCGCGGCGTGAACCCGAAGAATTCAGCGTCGAACTTGTCGATGTCGGCCAGAATCGGGGCACGCCGAACATAATTCGGACGCCGGAAGACCGATTCCGGAACACCCGACTCGATCAGCGTGTCGTCGGAAATATCGACAATGGATTCGCGACCGGCACGAAGATTGTCCCAGAATTCTTCCACTGATTCGGCGCCGGGAAACTTCCCCGCGATACCGACGATCGCAGTCGAGTTCTCGATACCGGAATCGTCCGCTGCTGTCACCTTACTCACGCAATCCTATTCTCCGCCACGCGACCGTCGTGCCCGTGCGCTTCGACGAGCGTGTGCACGTGCCACCGGCCGATTGTGGGTTTCGTCGTTTTCCTTGATCTGCTCGGACCGGCTCAACCCGAGCTGACCGACGATGTCCTGCACCAGATCCTGCAATGAAGCGCCCTGCAACAGCAGTCCGACCGCCGGTTCCACCCCGAAGTCCCCGCGACAGGCGTTCTTGATACGAATCGCCATGAGCGAATCCATGCCCACCGAAAACAGGGAAGCACTCGCATCGATTCCCGCCGAGGACGTAGCGCCGACAATGGCGTTCAGGCGGGAGGCCAATCGTTGCGCTATCGCCTGACGCGCCTCGTCGGGGTCCAATTTCCGAAGACCGTCCGGGCCGATCCATTCTTCCGATACTTCCGCATGATCGAATACCTGGGTCACCTCCCGGAAATAGCTGAGCTGCTTCAGTTCCGGAAGGTCCCGCGCCCGATCCAGCCGTAGCCGGGCGACGCCGATACGGGCCGGGTCGCGGGCAAGCAGTGTGGCGAACGCGTCGACACCTTCCGCCGGAGTGAGCGGGTCGACGACGGGAAGGATCACCGACGTCGCCAATCCGACCCCCGACCACTGGCCCCAATTGATCACCGAGGCCGGTGCGCCCTGTGCACGCCGCCAGCGAACGAAGCCATCCAGCCACGCGTTCGCCGCGGCATAGGCGGCCTGGCCGGGTGATCCGAGCATCGAGGCCATCGACGAGAACGCGATCCACCAATCCAGTTCCCGGTCGGCAGTGGCGTTGTGCAGGGCCACCGCGCCTGCCGCTTTCGGTTGCCACACCTTTGTCAAGCTCTCGTCGTTCAGTGAGAGGAATATTCCGTCATCGAGCACACCGGCCGCGTGAATCAGACCCCGCAACGGCCGACCGGTCCGCTCGGCGGCCGCGACCAGTTTCTCCGCGGTCGTGGCGGCCGAGACGTCGCCGAGTTCGACGACCACTTCGGTGCTGCCGCCGAACTCCGCCAGCAGCGCCGCTACCTCGGCGGACGGCGCGGACCGGCCGTTGAGGACCACGCGGCCCGCACCCTGTTCCACGAGCCGTCGCGCGATGCTGAGTCCCAGCCCGCCGAGGCCGCCGGTGATGATGTACGAGCCGTCGGCGCGCACCGTCTCGCTCGAAACCTCTGGACCGAGTTGCGCTCTGGTGAGGGTCTCGACATATCTGAGACCACCGCGTACGGCGACCGTGTCGCCTCCGGCGCCTGCCCTCAGTTCGGGCAGCAGGTCCGCGGCACCGTCGGCGTTGGGGTCGAGATCGATGAGCGTCGCACGCAATTCCGGATGCTCGAACGCGAGCGTCCGGATCACCCCGCGCAGTGCCCCGACCCCGGGTTCGCCGGCTTCGTCATCGTGCACGGCGAGGCCGCCCCGAGCCACCAGCCACAGCCGTGGCGATTGCTCGGCGGGGTGCTGAACCATCGTCCGGACGACGGACGACAAGTGCCGCACCCACCCCTGTGCGCGCGCGATCCCCGCCGCGGTGGCTGCCTCCCGTGGCCCGGCGGAATCGAGGAAGATCACGATCCCGGCCGGGGAGGTGCCGGCACCGTCGGCGGCCGACTCGTAAGCCGCGAGCAATGATCGCTCGTCCGCGAGCGTGGCGGTGAGAACCCGCCCCTGGTTCTCACCGATCGCGGCGGCGACGGCGGACGCGGTCGATGACGAATCATCGCCGTCGGTCACCAGGATCCAGCTGCTTCCATCGAACGAACTCACCGGGGCCGCCACCGGTTCGGCGGTCCAGGTGGTGTCGAAGACCTTGTGCCCGATCGGGAGATCCAGTCTCCGCGAGCTCACCCGCTTCAGGGCGATACCGGCGAATTCCGCCACCACCCGACCGGCCTCGTTCACGAGCTGGACCGATGCCCGGACACCGCCGTCCACATCGTCGGACTGCCGTACCCGCACCCGGCACCCGACCGTGTGGCCGATCGGTTCGAAGACCCGGACCGACTCGATCGATTGCGGCAGATAGGTGGCGTCCGCGGGCAGCGTCGAGGAGGTGTCACTCAGCGCGGCGCCGATGCTCTGCAGGGCCGCGTCGAGGATGACCGGATGCGCCGTGAATCGCAGGTTCCGCGGCGCCGAGGCCGGGAGTTCGATCGTGGTGGAAGCCCTTCCCCCACCGTGCCGTTCGATCCTGGTCAACGCCGCGAAGGCAGGCCCGTGCAGTTGACCGGATTGCCGCAACAGGGCATAGAGCGCCGACACCGGCACCGACTTCGTGGAAGTGCCCGGCTCCCTGGCCATCTCGTCGGAAGCCCGGTCGTCATCGCCGGTCACCTCATCGACGCGGCTCACCACTGCCCCGGCGTGCCGGAGCCAGTCGCCTTCACCCGACCGGGAGAAGATCTCGATCTCGGCGGTTCGATCGGCGACCCGCCAGGTCAGGTGCGTGGTCAGGGTGAGGGTCTGGTCGAGCACGAGCATGTGGTCGACGGTGAAATCGCGCAAAGCCAATTGTTCGGAGCCGAGACCGAATACGTCACCGGCCGCGCCCAGGCACATATCGAGGAATACCGCCGCCGGCAGCACCGGCATTCCGTGCACCCGGTGATCGTTCAGCCACGGATTCCGTTCGGTACCGGCATCGACACTCCAGACGTGGCTGCCGGTGTGCGGGACACAGACGTTCCGGCCGAGTAGCGGATGACCGCCGGTGTCCACGACGGGCGCTTGATCAGCCGTCCAGAAGGTCTGATGCGACCACGGCGCCGCCGGGACATCGACGAATCGACCCGTGTCGGGCCCGAGTTCGCCGAATTCCGGTGCGAGCGCGGACAGGACGCGCTCGAGTTGAGAATGGAACTCCTCGGTGTCGTCCTGGTCGCGCTTCATGGAGTAGTTCACCAGGAACTCGTCGCCCGCCGACACGGACTCGAGGGTGTCGGTGACCGGTGAGGCGAGCAGGGGATGCGGGGACATCTCGGTGAAGAGCCGATATCCGTCGGCGGCTGCGGCCGACACCGCTCGGTGGAACTGCACGGGCTGCCGGAGGTTGTCGACCCAGTATTCGGGATCGAACAGCGGCGCCTCCAGCGGATCGGTCGAGGTCGCGGAGTAGTACCCGCATTCCGGCTCTTGGGTTTTCGACACCCCCGCGAGGCGCTGCCGCAGATCGCCGAGCAGATTGTCCACCTGGGGACTGTGGCTCGCGACATCACATTTGATGGACCAGACCGGAACCGACTCCCGCTCGGCGCGCGCCATCAGGTCGGCCAGCTCGGTTTCGTCGCCGGAGACGATCGTCTGGCTCGGCGCCGCGAGCACGGCGATGTCCAGGCCGCGGTAGTCGCGGATCAGTTCGGCGCAGTCGGCCGAGCTGAGCGACAGCATCGCCATCGCGCCCCGGCCCGCGTTTCGCTGCAGCAGCAGGGAGCGACGACAGATGACGCGCACTCCGGTCGGTAGGTCGATGGCGCCCGCGACGACCGCCGCGGCGATCTCCCCCATGGAATGCCCGATCACGGCGCCCGGCGTGACCCCGTACGAACGCCAGAGCGCGGCGAGGGCGACCTGGATGCCGAACAGCGCGGGCTGAATCTGCGAGATCCCGCTGAATTCCTCGCCGCGGCTCACCATGTCGTGGAGATCGAAGTCCACTTCGGCGGCGATCAGCGAACTCACCCGCGCGATCTCCGCGGCGAAGATGGGCTCGTCCACCATCAGCCGGCGACCCATTCCGGCCCACTGGGATCCCTGGCCCGAGAACAACCACACAGGCCGCAGCTCGCTGCGGAACCGTCGATGCACCACGGCACCTTCGGTTTCCGGCCCGGCCAGCTG carries:
- a CDS encoding type I polyketide synthase, which gives rise to MQPGAESLIKKLSPATRAALRRALAAEEANVSTSAETDAVALVGIGCRFPGRINDSGDYWDSLMEKRDTITEVPPGRWNIREQYERHPGLPESSSMNWGGFIDDPAGFDAEFFGISSAEATAMDPQQRVLLEVAWESLQNSGIPADSLGNSRTAVIVGMTSWDYTIVNIERRSEPVAHMATGNTHSTAAGRISYLLGLHGPSFTVDTACSSSLVAIHLACQSLRSGESDLALAGGVQLNLAPYAGLAMSRWSALSPTGRCRAFDSEADGFVRSEGCGVVVLKRLADALRDNNRIISVIRGSAVNHDGPTNGLTAPSRAAQTDLIRDALTSADVPPATVGLIETHGTGTPLGDPIEFEAIRRSYGATGIGCALGAVKTNLGHLEAAAGVAGLIKASLALYHDAIPPNNHFTEWNPQIDASGSRYFVPTECTKWPVTDHPRRAGVSSFGISGTNAHVIVEQAPEVPLTAVRERPVTAVRLTGKTPERVAAEADALANWMVGAGAKVSIADIAHTVNRTRASYRHQAVVAGRDRATITRRLRQLAGPETEGAVVHRRFRSELRPVWLFSGQGSQWAGMGRRLMVDEPIFAAEIARVSSLIAAEVDFDLHDMVSRGEEFSGISQIQPALFGIQVALAALWRSYGVTPGAVIGHSMGEIAAAVVAGAIDLPTGVRVICRRSLLLQRNAGRGAMAMLSLSSADCAELIRDYRGLDIAVLAAPSQTIVSGDETELADLMARAERESVPVWSIKCDVASHSPQVDNLLGDLRQRLAGVSKTQEPECGYYSATSTDPLEAPLFDPEYWVDNLRQPVQFHRAVSAAAADGYRLFTEMSPHPLLASPVTDTLESVSAGDEFLVNYSMKRDQDDTEEFHSQLERVLSALAPEFGELGPDTGRFVDVPAAPWSHQTFWTADQAPVVDTGGHPLLGRNVCVPHTGSHVWSVDAGTERNPWLNDHRVHGMPVLPAAVFLDMCLGAAGDVFGLGSEQLALRDFTVDHMLVLDQTLTLTTHLTWRVADRTAEIEIFSRSGEGDWLRHAGAVVSRVDEVTGDDDRASDEMAREPGTSTKSVPVSALYALLRQSGQLHGPAFAALTRIERHGGGRASTTIELPASAPRNLRFTAHPVILDAALQSIGAALSDTSSTLPADATYLPQSIESVRVFEPIGHTVGCRVRVRQSDDVDGGVRASVQLVNEAGRVVAEFAGIALKRVSSRRLDLPIGHKVFDTTWTAEPVAAPVSSFDGSSWILVTDGDDSSSTASAVAAAIGENQGRVLTATLADERSLLAAYESAADGAGTSPAGIVIFLDSAGPREAATAAGIARAQGWVRHLSSVVRTMVQHPAEQSPRLWLVARGGLAVHDDEAGEPGVGALRGVIRTLAFEHPELRATLIDLDPNADGAADLLPELRAGAGGDTVAVRGGLRYVETLTRAQLGPEVSSETVRADGSYIITGGLGGLGLSIARRLVEQGAGRVVLNGRSAPSAEVAALLAEFGGSTEVVVELGDVSAATTAEKLVAAAERTGRPLRGLIHAAGVLDDGIFLSLNDESLTKVWQPKAAGAVALHNATADRELDWWIAFSSMASMLGSPGQAAYAAANAWLDGFVRWRRAQGAPASVINWGQWSGVGLATSVILPVVDPLTPAEGVDAFATLLARDPARIGVARLRLDRARDLPELKQLSYFREVTQVFDHAEVSEEWIGPDGLRKLDPDEARQAIAQRLASRLNAIVGATSSAGIDASASLFSVGMDSLMAIRIKNACRGDFGVEPAVGLLLQGASLQDLVQDIVGQLGLSRSEQIKENDETHNRPVARAHARRSARARRSRGGE
- a CDS encoding type I polyketide synthase, with amino-acid sequence MSKVTAADDSGIENSTAIVGIAGKFPGAESVEEFWDNLRAGRESIVDISDDTLIESGVPESVFRRPNYVRRAPILADIDKFDAEFFGFTPRAARIMDPQHRLFLQTAWKALEDACCDPYRYDGAIGVFGSSAASGYLLHNLLSHGDLRESIAQGANAELLNLLIHNDKDYLATRLSHQFNLRGPSLTVQTACSSSLVAVHMACQSLLSNECDMALAGAVSLRIPHHVGYFYEPGSMASASGHCRPFDARADGTVFGSGAGIVVLKRLEDALAADDIVHAVIAGSAVNNDGSRKMAFTAPNVAAQADVIAEAQAVAGVDSSDISYIEAHGTGTPLGDPIELDALRRAFEISTKQRSAPCYIGSVKSNIGHLEVASGVVGLIKTVLSLKNRAIPPTLHFEKPNPELRLDRSPFVAPTEYRPWEWDGLRYAGVSSFGVGGTNAHVVVHEAPAVAAAPSRFGPQVLLLSANTREALAESQGRLAAHLDANPELDLLDVAYTLDRGRKPHQVRAATVVNDRGTAARALTGRGNEPKTVLDPDPAVAFLFPGQGTQHLGMARDLVESEPVFAETFNRCLDEFHRLSGRDIRSAIFGSDPARLNRTDYAQPAIFAVEYALAKLLESYGVRPAALIGHSIGEYVAGTVAGVFDLDTAIRAVVARADLMHAAPTGAMLAVASAVGDLADGLGPELDVAAINDPHQCVVSGSTQRVEEFERWSAGRGILTRRLDVSHAFHSGLMEPVVPKFEDVLRELPLAEPKIPLLSNRSGSWMSAAEATDPAVWARSIRATVRFKDNIEHALDTAPYVFVEVGPGGSLSASVKRHQSWTEDNHVVRLMRRPSENTNDREVFLGGLGLLWTAGVGIDWSPRYSGATARWASLPTYPFARERYWIDAAPVVAGEPGAVDAAESPRDVSGRVSAPSETAEDVGGVRAIEIMLSEIANEVIGVDHLDLDMNFFDLGVDSLMAVGFVRRALESGADIEPQDLLENQTIRLLARAVYERSLSSEGESAATPEAEAADSVTGPDILAEFTAAELTAIADQLGGPRPGTPLSGNEIEDIYPLSPVQRDTLEHVLADGGAGVFLEQLVATLVGPLDVELFREATQRVVDRHPALRTSIASNGDSGPLQVVRRHATIPFVVEDATTSEGRAVAEREREFIARDRRQGFDLASAPLIRITIVKVAEDRHRIVWTHHRMLLDGTSFAMVVAETAARYQGLKAGRQNASKAARPFRDYISWVRELDGDADEEFWRAELNGMKSNALKQIRPAQAPAASGEGDAQPVVAVELTAAQTAHVTETLRAQRVTLATVAYGAWAGVVGRHSGESDVTIGAAVSGRFGPSAGMEQIVGAFSNVLPLRVSIDPSVSTGDWLRQLQSHVTSLRSFEHVAPPALAPWSGVPAGRPLFETAVSVAVHAYEGMDVGFADVSFEDVDVHLRSNIPLWVMVIPGAEISFRVIYHPTRIDAAEARSLLEDWVSMFLELVGEERPGVDGEQ